A single region of the Malus sylvestris chromosome 8, drMalSylv7.2, whole genome shotgun sequence genome encodes:
- the LOC126632494 gene encoding uncharacterized protein LOC126632494, whose translation MNRSDTTLTNPVVMLIAFALCRSLFRSDPISDFTSVHLFHPIELEAQPLPSSSPHLTVCVEFRPATGLPQHRALVSDSPAFLHHTTTGLSRDLSLSRAILSRTEQNQSDTLRRHFEQFGEILEAVVITDKNTGRSKGYGFVTFRDPESARRACLDPNPVIDGRRANYNLDSLGRPRQPFLFHGQVRSPAPILGRVQPPRAAYMVTNPAYHHPIPHGYQPCYHLIGLGRSSEQGAFVVEIE comes from the exons ATGAACCGGTCGGACACCACCCTGACCAACCCAGTTGTGATGCTAATTGCATTTGCTCTGTGCCGTTCTCTTTTCAG GTCAGATCCCATTTCAGATTTCACTTCCGTTCATTTGTTCCATCCAATCGAACTCGAAGCGCAGCCCCTTCCCTCATCGAGCCCTCATCTGACTGTTTGTGTTGAATTCCGGCCAGCCACCGGCCTACCACAACACCGAGCCCTCGTCTCTGACTCTCCAGCCTTCCTTCACCACACAACCACCGGTCTCTCTcgcgatctctctctctctcgggcGATTCTCTCACGGACAGAACAGAACCAGAGCGACACTCTACGACGTCACTTCGAGCAGTTCGGCGAAATCCTCGAGGCTGTCGTCATCACCGATAAGAACACCGGCCGATCCAAAGGCTATGGCTTT GTCACATTTCGTGATCCTGAATCTGCAAGAAGGGCTTGCTTGGATCCCAATCCTGTGATCGATGGCCGCAGAGCTAACTACAATCTTGATTCTCTGGGTCGTCCCCGCCAACCTTTCCTTTTTCATG GGCAAGTGAGATCACCAGCTCCAATCCTCGGCCGCGTGCAGCCGCCTAGAGCTGCTTACATGGTTACCAACCCTGCTTACCACCACCCTATTCCTCATGGTTACCAACCCTGTTATCATTTGATT GGCCTTGGCAG GTCATCTGAACAAGGTGCTTTTGTAGTAGAAATTGAATAG
- the LOC126633397 gene encoding protein WALLS ARE THIN 1-like, with product MADAVGSSSAKRMCSVPERLQLHGAMLVLQFGYAGFHVVSRAALNMGISKLVFPVYRNIIAILLLLPFAYFLEKKDRPAITLNFLIQFFLLALIGITANQGFYLLGLDNTSPTFASAIQNSVPAITFLMAAILRIEHVRLNRKDGIAKVVGTVFCVAGASVITLYKGPTIYSPTPPLQMMSLMSGTTASAISSTSSSAIVSTLSSLGDANGKSWTLGCLYLIGHCLSWSAWLVLQAPVLKKYPARLSVTTYTCFFGLIQFVIIAAVFERDYQAWIFHNGGEVFSILYAGVVASGIAFAVQIWCIDRGGPVFVAVYQPVQTLVVAIMASVALGEEFYLGGIIGAVLIIVGLYLVLWGKSEERKFAQLITQGSSRAGIQSTPEHTNNRKIQTKTSLTQPLIPPSTENV from the exons ATGGCTGACGCAGTAGGTTCATCCTCTGCAAAGAGAATGTGTTCAGTGCCTGAGAGGCTCCAACTGCATGGCGCCATGCTGGTCTTGCAGTTTGGCTACGCTGGTTTCCATGTCGTCTCAAGAGCTGCCCTAAACATGGGCATTAGCAAGCTCGTCTTCCCAGTTTACAGAAACATCATCGCtattctcctcctccttccttttGCCTATTTTCTAGAGAA GAAGGACAGGCCTGCAATCACTCTAAACTTTCTCATTCAGTTCTTCCTGCTTGCACTTATTGg AATTACAGCAAACCAAGGATTTTACTTGCTGGGGTTGGACAACACATCACCCACCTTTGCTTCTGCAATCCAGAACTCCGTCCCCGCCATCACTTTCCTCATGGCAGCCATACTCCG GATAGAGCACGTAAGACTAAACCGCAAAGATGGTATCGCCAAGGTGGTCGGAACGGTCTTCTGCGTCGCTGGAGCGTCGGTAATCACTCTATACAAGGGTCCTACCATATACAGCCCAACTCCTCCACTCCAGATGATGAGCTTGATGAGCGGAACTACCGCCTCTGCAATCTCATCAACTTCTTCATCAGCAATAGTGTCGACTCTCTCATCGCTCGGCGATGCAAATGGAAAGAGCTGGACACTGGGCTGCCTGTACCTGATCGGGCACTGCCTGTCGTGGTCCGCCTGGCTCGTGCTGCAAGCCCCGGTTCTGAAGAAGTACCCAGCTCGGCTCTCGGTAACGACGTACACGTGTTTCTTTGGTCTTATACAGTTCGTCATTATTGCTGCCGTTTTTGAGCGAGACTATCAGGCTTGGATCTTTCACAACGGTGGTGAAGTGTTCAGCATCCTCTACGCG GGAGTGGTTGCATCAGGGATCGCATTCGCTGTACAGATATGGTGCATCGACAGAGGGGGCCCTGTATTTGTGGCCGTATATCAGCCTGTTCAGACCCTCGTTGTCGCTATAATGGCCTCCGTCGCTTTAGGCGAAGAGTTCTACTTGGGCGG GATCATTGGGGCAGTGCTGATTATAGTGGGACTATACCTAGTGCTGTGGGGTAAAAGCGAAGAAAGAAAGTTTGCTCAGCTAATTACTCAAGGAAGCAGCAGGGCTGGAATCCAGTCCACTCCAGAGCACACAAACAACAGGAAAATCCAAACCAAGACGTCCCTCACTCAGCCGCTCATCCCCCCATCCACCGAAAATGTTTGA